The DNA sequence AATATTGAAATAATACTAATAATAGAAAAGCTTAGTATCAATCTTAGCATTATACTAATTTTTTTCATTATTCTTCCACTACTTGCTCAATATCTTCATCAATTATTACTTCTTCTACTGTTTCAATAGGTTTCAATTTTGGTTTTTTAGTATAAATATCTTGCATAACTTTTTGAGCTAATACTTTAGGAGGCAAAACAGCAAAATCATTGATAACAATATTAAAATAATCTATAGCCTCTTCATACTTATTCTGATAATAATAACAGAAACCAATCTCATAATAAGCCCAAGAAACATCTTTAGCAAAATTATTTCTATCAAAATTATCTATGATATACTGATAGTATGCTATAGCAGTTTTATATCTTTTATTATTAAATTCAGTATAAGCTTTTTCTGCTATGATTTTAGGATACCTTTCTTCTGCATCAACTTTTAC is a window from the Brachyspira sp. SAP_772 genome containing:
- a CDS encoding tetratricopeptide repeat protein; its protein translation is MKKTYYLLLIFALFTISCATTVKVDAEERYPKIIAEKAYTEFNNKRYKTAIAYYQYIIDNFDRNNFAKDVSWAYYEIGFCYYYQNKYEEAIDYFNIVINDFAVLPPKVLAQKVMQDIYTKKPKLKPIETVEEVIIDEDIEQVVEE